tttttccatcctcaccatgtacagcatgaataacagcggggacaaaggacatccctgtctcagccccttgctaatttcaacgctgtccttgctacttattccttcccattctatacaaactgtattttctcggtacatttccctcaaaagctgtatacagtcgtcacctatgcccacttctttcaatatatcccacaaaatttcctgattaacgttgtcatacgccccagtaatatctagataagctatgtataagggcctgttttctattttcgatatttctatacactgggtaagaacaaacagattattgtctaaccgcctgtcgattcgaaatccattctgaagttctcccaaaatatcattttgttctacccacgcttctatttttaattttactgcctgcatcgccaacctgtatagcaccgatgtaatggttagcggtctatacgaacGAATGTTacccttttctcccctgcctttatagattaagttcattctactctttcgccaactgtctggtatttccctctcctgtaagcacttttctacggctttcagcagtgcttatttagtgttatgtcctagttcgttaatgaggctgacgggaaccccatctaagcccggagtagtgcgcttaggaatttttccttcggccttcttccaattgaagttctctagtactacatcttcgtcggttgcactcctttgcgtacttttactcaccgggggaatcccctgggcgacctttttaaacgaatcggctgttatctttcggatgtaacctagcgcttcatacccttccagttggtttcctccttcatctaccatatgttgttgcattgtgacagacttcctacccagcgcttttaggtggctccaaaatatcctaggcgcggccttcttcttttcgcgaatctctgtcatccagcgtatcacatgatgagcgccacgagtgggacattttcaaagtgatcccgatgacgtatgagagtctgcctacgataaatcactagtaatcaaactagcagcaataaaaaaagaaccttccgtgcaaaagacgtaataaaatgctttttgttcgtttccgtttgattcatggaaaaaagaacctctgtggcgttgccatgcggaacggcgcgcgtggttcaaaggttccgttttcgccaagctGCACTTGGCCCGGCGCCCtgctacagtaactctagcccctgcttcgctcacgcggtcgcgtctcagtggtagtttcgggatcgcgtactgccgcgtgtgttttgcgtgctcgtgaaaaGTCGCTctaacagaaagttcgacaaaatgccgcatgcatgtgatgttgccggatgcccgaatgctGCACAACGCTGGTGCTGCTGTGgttcccgctactttcgctctgctgctactagtgtcggcggctgcgcagtaaaggcgggcaacgttgggcacggcagcagtgacgtatgaaagtgcGTATgaaagtgcgctaacgcgatgcggactactaaaacgtgattttacttcaaaataagcacttccttggcataaaagtagcactacgaggtttccggaccgctatttcaataatcaacgtcaacttaatatttgcctttagtgtccctttaaggacattTAACTCGCAACATTTTTCTTCAAATTTAAGTGGTTTAATGGCATTCAGTTTATTCAGTTAATGGTTCAGTTTATTCGTGAAGTGTGGTCACAATGTGgttgcagtgtgtgtgtgtgtgtcacggcATGTGGCAATGTCATGACAAGTATGATCAGGCAATTAATGAACTCAATAAATGTTTGTCAACACAAGCTACGTTCTTGTGTGATCAAGACAGCTCATTTGTCTCACAATACAAGGTAGGAATGGGCGACGTCCTGTAGGCACCAGTTGCGAAGCGTAGCCCTTTTTTCTATGTGCTAAGGAATGACTGATATGTAGGAGGCAATTTTGATCCAAGCCCCACTGCGTTTGAGAGAGGACTTTGAGGGCATGGAGTGCCTTGCTCGCTTTAATTCTCAAACTGTTAATGTGTGAAAGAAAAGTTAAGTTTTTGTCAAATTACTCCTAAAAACTTGCCTTCTTCTTGTTTTAAGCATGAAGCTGTACTGCTAATGAAACATGATTAATGACTTTAAAGGCAATCTTAACATAAAAATTCATCACACAAAATGGAAAGATGAGCTGGAGCAGTAGTCACAGGCCTGTGGATGAAAATGCCCCAATCTGCTTGCAGCCCACTGGATGTAGCAGCAAGCAAGCCTTGTTATTATACCTAAGCCATTGTGTTAGGATGACAAATGATAGTAATAATATCTAGGTTTTTCCATGCCAAATATgaaaattttggccatctggtgttttttacaaTGCACTGACATTACACAGTacatgagcctctagcatttcgcctctattgaaatgACTGCTGCCGCCCGGATGGGACCCACAACTtccaggtcagcagccgagtgtgTTAGGGTTTGTCAGCGTGCTTGCGTGGAAAACCCCATTTATTACTAACGTGCATCTACAGACATGCACTCTAAGTAGTTAAATGTATGTACAAGAAACAGTGGTTGCTTCTGGCTAATCAATGCCTCTGGAGCTTAAGTCGTTTCAAGTTCTGCAAAAAGTGGTACGGAAGTTGCGCTGTGACCAACAGATTCCTGCCATCCAAGATCTCGGGGATCAGGACCGAGCTGGCGTGGAGGTGCATGGGGATGTGCCTCACTTTGGTCTGCCTGACATTGAGCCTGGTCAACAGGTCTCCAGAGAGCCTCTGCGGAGCAAGCTCCCTCAAGTGTGAATACTTGTGGTCCCCCAGGATGGGACAGCGGAGCCCGAACCCCAGGTGGACCctaatctggtgtttgacgccaGTCACTGGTTTCAACTCTAGGTAGGCGGCCCTGCCATGGGAGCTCAGCACGCGGTAGTGCGTGACCGCCTCGTACGTCTTGGAGAACCTCGGCACGAGCCGCTCAAACTCCGGCTCCAGTTTTGGGCAGATGACCATCCGCTTGGCTGAGCCGACTGCACCCTTCCGCGAGAGGCATGTCGATCGTCGCACGGTCGTTGTCGGGCACCCCGAACGTGATAGCGTGGTACGTCTTCGAGATCTTGTGCTCCTCGAACAGCGTCTGCAACGCGTCCGCCGTCCGCTGCGTCTTGGCCAGCACGATGGCGCCTGTCACATCGCGGTCCAGACGGTGCACAGTGTACAGCTTGACCTCCTCCCGGGGGTACAGAGCAGAGGAGAGGTCAGGTAGCAGGCGAACTAGCACGTGGGAGTCGGGGACGCCCTTCGCGGATCCGTGGCAGATCATGCCGTACGGCTTGTCCAGGATGAGTACGTCATTGCCATCGTAGAGAACGCGCTGCCTCAACATGTCTATCACTTCGGAGCGGAGCATGATGGCCAGGTTAGGCCTGACCTCCGACTTGAGGATGAAGAAGCCCTTGCTGTCGAGCTTgaggccgaactgctgcggcttGCGGATGTACTCGAAGGCGGTCGGATTGCCTTGGTCCGGGACACTGGAAGAGTCGTCTGCAGTCGTTTCGTCACTCGGTCTTGCTTTCTTGACTCTGGTTTTGCTTCGGTCCTGGGAGCAATCGGAACTTTCTCGGATGGTGGAAGACGGTGTCTGGTCGAGTTCAAACTCAGTGGCCGCTGTCGGtgttggctcttttagaaaggaGCGTTCGGCCTTTCTTGTGTCATCACTTTCGTGCCTATCGTTTGACCTCTGCTTTTTTGGTTCTCTCATTCTGGTTTCAGACACTGAACTTTCGAAATCGTCCTCGCCTTCCTTAGCAGTTCTCGCAGAAGTTACAAAACTTTCCGAAGAGTTTGTAAGTGGCGACGAAACGACACTTTTGCTTGGTTCCTTGCCTTCCCACTCCTTAACGTGTTCTGCGCTCTTCCGTCTTCGCTCTACAGTTGCTTCGGCAGGCGAAAATCTGCCTATGCTTTGCAGGCGGTCACTACCAAGCACATTGTTCTGTTCGCTGCTTCGTGCTGCTCTCAGGGAATCCGTTCCGGAAACTGCTCCTTTGGTTTCGAAACTGGACATTTCGACTACAGGTGCCGACGGGCGTCCCTTGGACAACTGCCGATCGTAGACGGGCAAAGATCGAGAAGCAAGGGTACGCGCGACTTCTTGCGACGACTTCGCCGCAGCGTCCTGGACGTCAGTGGGAACCGGTGTCGCGCCATCGGCGCTGACACGTgatctcttttcctttcttgctcCCTTCCTCACCGAAACGCTTCTGTCGCGCGCGTCCTGTCGCTCCGATTGGTCCGAACTCTCATCCGGATGGCCCACCGCCTTACGACCGGGCTTGGAACCTTTCCCGCCGTAGGTATCCAAGATGAAGTCGTCCAACGGCGTGTCGTCTTCGAACTGCCCGTGGTACCGGGCCTTGTTGTCGCGGTCGTAGCGGATTGTGCCGAAGTCAGCAGCCACGACGGTTTCGTCCGAGACTTTCGCATCGCGGCTTCGAGTCAGATGCGAGAAGCGGCGAAGTCTTTCGTGACGGTCACCTAGCGGGTTGTCCACCGTAACGACGCCGTCGTCGCCCGATATGCCGTAAAAGTCCTCATCGACGGCGCCGCAACGTTCGTCGGCTCGCTCGACGCTCAGCTTCGTTCCTCGGACCGAGAGAGCCCGCGACGTCGCAATACAGCGGGAACTAGCCGAGCCCGCGAGGGTCGCTTGAAGGCgaacgcagctacaaacactcgTGCGCACGATGCGCGCGGCCATCTTGTCCTGTAGAGTGACTAAATTGTGGATCGACTTGGCTGCAAGCGGCAGCAGTAAACAAAATTTTTGTAGAAATTAAATTAATATTACGCATTTTTATTGCCCCTATTAGTAAGTCTTGTCAGGTACCAAAAGCCCTGCTATAACGCATGCGTAGTATACAAGACATGGCCTTTGAGATGAAAAATTTGTACTCTGAGATCACCGTTGCTTAGCTAGATTAATAGATAGATTAAGCTGTTTCGCCTATTTCAAATTTATGAACGTTTATAAATCAATTTTATCTAATAATACTTTAAACTAAGTGTCTTTTATTAGGTGAAAATTTGAAAAGCTAAGACAACATTACGTCAGGACTGCCATGTTTGTAAACAAATTTGCACGTGAGCCAATAATAGCCCCTGCGGAGGACACAACAAGCCAGTACAGCGCACGTGAAATCAAAACTGCCGCGGTCGTAACGTTGGTGCGTTTACCCACGTCCACGTGAACCACGTTTCTCTTGACTCGCCGATGTCCCTGCTGATATGCCTCTAAAGCTCACAGACGCTGACAGGCCTTCCGTGTTCGAACACCTCAAGGAAATCGGATGCTGCAGGTTCTGCGCGGAGCGCTTTTCCGGCGAGAGATACTACGATAATTACAAGAAATTCGAGGAACTAGCGGCGGCACTTTCAGTAAATGCACTTCACTCGATCCACCTCGTTCGCTGAGCACGAGGCCGTGGGTTCGACTGCCGGCCACGGCATTTCGAAGGGGGtgaaatgcattaaaaaaaaaagtatgtccgTGCACCGCGAGGAAGTTCGTGGgtttttacgtaccaaaaccgagccatgattatgagagacaccgtagtggagggctccggaaattttgaccacctggggtttctcaaagtgcacctaaatctaagcacacgggcttctagcattttgcctccgtcgaaatgcggccggggattcgatcccgcgacctctgggccagcagtcaagcacgataaccactagaccactgctgCAATTAATTTAGTGAGCAGAGATTCTGCatatcgtgtcaaaaatataacGGCGACGTAAGAAACTTGAATCATgcagtaagagaaaaaaaaaaaaaagcttgaatcTGCCGAAATTTGAGAGATAGAAACTGCCGCGGGATGAAGCGTATTGTATTGGATGATAGCTCGAGCTATCATCCAATACCTTATTTCACATTCATTCATCCCTACAGAGTTGTAGACAAAATCTTGTCTACAACTCTGGAGGGATGAATGTGAAATAAGGTAAAATCCTTCATCAGAAGATACGTTAGGTGACCCTTGCTAAATGTATGCGTGCTCACGTGGAAAACCCCATAAGCCTAAACATTACTTCGCATGCTTCACACTGCGATGCTTGATGCACCACTGACAGCAGTGATGAGCTCCAACTACTGTGTAGTTCTCGCTTATAAAATCCAGGCTTTGCAAGTGTCGTTAAATTGTGATAGCTTCGCTCATCAACCTGCGCCCTTACAGGATGTTAGCAACGGTGAATCGAAACCTCAAAACCAAGATTCGCCGGAAGAACCCGTTCCGAAGCGACCGAAGTTTGGCACTGAAGTCAACGATGAGTCTGCATGTGTCGACAATGCCTGCCAAGATGGAGTTAACACCGAGGACGACACCGGCTGTGTTGCTTGCTATGGACTGCTCGAAATTCAACACCTCAAGGAATCCTTCCAGCAGGTGTGAGGCAGTGTTGCATATTCACCGAAGGTAGTTTTGCAATTGAGACTGCCGTCACATTGATGATTCGAACTAAATATTCTGGGACAGCGATGAAGCAACATTCAGTAGAGCTacaaggtgggctagttggtgttcatttATCTATAAAGCTGCGCTAAGTGAACCCAGACACTGCACAGTACGCAAAAATTCAGGGCACACAACACTGAGCTCAGACTATCAACTGGTTTACATCTGTATTTTCTAGCGCCGATATCGTGATTCTGCCAGTACTATTAAGATTACAACGCAGTACGACAGTGATGTTCCTGCTCACTGATGAGCAGGGCAACCTCTGTCACATACTATGATTATACTGTGGCTTACAGATGTTACTTGGATGTTGCAAGCCACAGCCACATACGGCAGCATCCCTTGTATGTTCGAGGCATTCAAAGCTAACGCACTGTGTGCTTTGTGTGTTGTCTTTTATTGTTTTCATAAAGCCTTCAGAACAACTTTACAGTGTTAATATTCACCACGGCGAACCAGTGACTCTTGAGCCCGTAGCacagtttcgttttttttttttctactttcagATTGCCGCGGCTGTCAAGGAGAGTGGTTGTGTCTTCTCGAAGTTCACATTCCAGCTGTCGGTGCCTGTGACGCTCGAACTCCGTCACGTGAGTCGGAGATTTTGCATTTCAGCAAACGGGTGCGGGCAACGCACAGTCTAGGCCAGTGTGAACCTAACAGTTCTTTTTTGCTCTGTTTTTATCCTTTCTTGTCGTCTACCATCCACGACAGGCTGATCTGACTGATTGTGCGGGGAAGTTTACCGCTTGGTCCCATGGCAGTCTTGCATTTTGGGACCCCTGTCTGTATATTTTGTATGTTCTAGTTAGCCTaccatgtaataataataacggattgattgatttattgattgatcgatcgatcgaatCACTAATGGATCTATGAAAAGAACGGCACTGCAATTAAACCTTTGCAATGTCCCATTCTTGTGCTATGGCACAAGAGATAGAAATTAAACGGGGAAAAATATAGACACACGTGTGCTTTTCAAGCGAGAGCCATATCACTATAATCAAGAAGTGCATCCACATGCTAG
The nucleotide sequence above comes from Rhipicephalus sanguineus isolate Rsan-2018 chromosome 8, BIME_Rsan_1.4, whole genome shotgun sequence. Encoded proteins:
- the LOC119401952 gene encoding LOW QUALITY PROTEIN: uncharacterized protein LOC119401952 (The sequence of the model RefSeq protein was modified relative to this genomic sequence to represent the inferred CDS: deleted 1 base in 1 codon); this translates as MAARIVRTSVCSCVRLQATLAGSASSRCIATSRALSVRGTKLSVERADERCGAVDEDFYGISGDDGVVTVDNPLGDRHERLRRFSHLTRSRDAKVSDETVVAADFGTIRYDRDNKARYHGQFEDDTPLDDFILDTYGGKGSKPGRKAVGHPDESSDQSERQDARDRSVSVRKGARKEKRSRVSADGATPVPTDVQDAAAKSSQEVARTLASRSLPVYDRQLSKGRPSAPVVEMSSFETKGAVSGTDSLRAARSSEQNNVLGSDRLQSIGRFSPAEATVERRRKSAEHVKEWEGKEPSKSVVSSPLTNSSESFVTSARTAKEGEDDFESSVSETRMREPKKQRSNDRHESDDTRKAERSFLKEPTPTAATEFELDQTPSSTIRESSDCSQDRSKTRVKKARPSDETTADDSSSVPDQGNPTAFEYIRKPQQFGLKLDSKGFFILKSEVRPNLAIMLRSEVIDMLRQRVLYDGNDVLILDKPYGMICHGSAKGVPDSHVLVRLLPDLSSALYPREEVKLYTVHRLDRDVTGAIVLAKTQRTADALQTLFEEHKISKTYHAITFGVPDNDRATIDMPLAEGAVGSAKRMVICPKLEPEFERLVPRFSKTYEAVTHYRVLSSHGRAAYLELKPVTGVKHQIRVHLGFGLRCPILGDHKYSHLRELAPQRLSGDLLTRLNVRQTKVRHIPMHLHASSVLIPEILDGRNLLVTAQLPYHFLQNLKRLKLQRH